A genomic segment from Aspergillus puulaauensis MK2 DNA, chromosome 1, nearly complete sequence encodes:
- a CDS encoding uncharacterized protein (InterPro:IPR021858): MDSVHALFATYVLPGRQIPGDTTTPPSKRSTADPFHSGGKIYSLIRRVHILHYRGRQERNLSAQTISQAVEVWNELERWDPSQDTSGPEQIRLNNAYRSALFIWTYFTIYPRDMHGWKPQDAVRGVLDDVARVEEAGLVRLAVIPLFFCGLSATREGDREALRREYERVRGCGGGGNGGLDASWEIVQRQWRRHDAGDRRNWDWVG, translated from the coding sequence ATGGACTCCGTCCACGCTCTATTCGCAACCTACGTACTCCCCGGCAGACAGATCCCAGGAgacacaacaacaccaccatccaaaCGCAGCACCGCCGACCCATTCCACAGCGGCGGAAAGATCTACTCCCTAATCCGGCGCGTCCACATCCTACACTATCGCGGGCGGCAGGAACGAAACCTCAGCGCCCAAACCATCTCCCAGGCAGTGGAGGTATGGAACGAGCTCGAGCGCTGGGATCCTTCCCAGGATACATCTGGGCCTGAACAGATTCGGTTGAATAATGCGTACCGGTCTGCGCTGTTCATTTGGACGTATTTCACGATTTACCCGCGCGATATGCACGGCTGGAAACCGCAGGATGCGGTTCGGGGTGTTTTGGATGATGTGGCTagggtggaagaggctgggctggtgcGTCTTGCTGTGATACCGCTTTTCTTTTGTGGGTTGAGCGCTACTAGGGAGGGTGATCGCGAGGCGCTGAGGAGGGAGTATGAACGGGTGAGAGGGTGTGGAGGGGGTGGGAATGGCGGGCTTGATGCTTCGTGGGAGATTGTGCAGAGGCAGTGGAGGAGGCATGATGCTGGGGATCGAAGGAATTGGGATTGGGTGGGATGA
- a CDS encoding uncharacterized protein (COG:S;~EggNog:ENOG410QE86;~SECRETED:SignalP(1-18)), producing MKLTTTLVTGLLATTASASFDKFLPWGKRDYPCINVYQGIPENATLAAGTPVQLAFNRHTERCTDSGLDQYAGNYSVWLYNNPTRNLGDLGYDAQAKVVDRIPGTTNNLTVTIPANLPKVKDDSNWYLRVDTTLVNAPQMPSLFNAQGPFRIVR from the exons atgaagctcaccaccaccctcgTCACCGGCCTTCtcgccaccaccgcctccgcctcttTCGACAAGTTCCTTC CCTGGGGCAAGCGCGACTACCCCTGCATCAACGTCTACCAGGGCATCCCCGAGAACGCCACCCTGGCCGCCGGAACCCCCGTGCAGCTCGCCTTCAACCGCCACACCGAGCGCTGCACCGACAGCGGCCTCGACCAGTACGCCGGCAACTACAGCGTCTGGCTGTACAACAACCCGACCCGCAACCTCGGCGATCTGGGCTATGATGCCCAGGCCAAGGTCGTGGACCGCATCCCTGGTACTACCAACAACCTGACTGTTACTATTCCGGCGAATCTGCCCAAGGTTAAGGATGATTCGAACTGGTATCTGCGTGTCGATACCACTCTTGTGAATGCGCCTCAG ATGCCTTCACTGTTCAATGCTCAGGGTCCTTTCCGCATTGTCCGGTAG
- a CDS encoding uncharacterized protein (COG:C,H;~EggNog:ENOG410PVDD;~InterPro:IPR036188,IPR002938;~PFAM:PF01494;~go_function: GO:0071949 - FAD binding [Evidence IEA]) — protein sequence MFRIAIIGGGIGGLFTALCIHHRASQVQIQIDIYEQAPEYKEIGAGVGIGPNAVELIRKIGLLDETKRIAGDRSGIWLSFRRYDTGEEVLTVNTPKEGNTTQLPMHRAEFLEVLVQAVRRRGAAVLHTDKRCRGLEDRGNEMVVSFEDGTSATANLVIGADGIHSAVRSHYVRDTAQYGGMVVYRGLCDIEKIKDKWPISTYAALFMAPGRHFLTFPISSNRILNVVGFVSTPFEKLGDVRESWTLAGERKEIEEEFKEFAPAVQEVIQNMDTNPLKWILFDRKSSPQWIFAKGKVALLGDAAHAMCPHQGAGAGQAMEDGYIIGRALQDFFHGSGTQSFLEQSLSLYHSIRYSRSQRVQTTSREAGDLYEMKAENVKDRTYDEGLPIVKSMIEDRMSWIWSEDIDKVYEQARQEQRAYASL from the exons ATGTTCCGCATCGCAATAATAGGAGgcggcatcggcggcctTTTCACAGCGCTATGCATCCACCACCGCGCATCCCAagtccaaatccaaatcgACATCTACGAGCAAGCTCCCGAGTACAAAGAAATCGGCGCCGGAGTCGGCATCGGACCTAACGCCGTAGAACTAATACGCAAGATCGGACTTCTAGACGAAACGAAGAGGATCGCCGGCGACCGCAGTGGAATCTGGCTTTCGTTTCGGCGGTATGACACCGGTGAGGAGGTTCTTACGGTCAACACACCCAAGGAGGGGAATACGACGCAGCTGCCGATGCATCGGGCGGAGTTCTTGGAGGTTCTTGTGCAGGCGGTTAGGAGGCGCGGTGCGGCGGTGCTGCATACGGATAAGAGGTGTAGAGGGCTTGAG GATCGAGGGAATGAAATGGTGGTATCCTTCGAGGACGGGACATCAGCAACTGCGAACTTGGTGATTGGTGCAGATGGCATCCATTCGGCTGTTCGATCTCATTATGTG CGAGATACTGCCCAATACGGCGGAATGGTCGTCTATCGCGGACTGTGTGATATCGAAAAGATCAAAGACAAATGGCCGATTTCCACATACGCTGCACTGTTCATGGCCCCTGGCAGACATTTTCTCACGTTCccaatcagcagcaacaggatCCTCAACGTCGTGGGGTTTGTGTCGACACCTTTTGAGAAGCTTGGAGATGTAAGAGAGAGTTGGACGCTGGCAGGGGAAAGgaaggagatcgaggaggaaTTCAAAGAGTTTGCACCTGCAGTCCAAGAAGTTATCCAGAACATGGATACAAACCCGTTGAAATGGATTCTGTTCGACCGGAAATCGTCTCCGCAATGGATCTTTGCAAAGGGGAAAGTGGCTTTACTAGGTGATGCAGCCCATGCAATGTGTCCACACCAAG GAGCCGGTGCCGGACAAGCAATGGAAGACGGATATATAATTGGAAGAGCCCTCCAGGATTTCTTCCATGGTTCTGGAACGCAAAGTTTCTTGGAACAGTCCCTCTCCCTCTACCACTCCATCAGGTACTCACGATCCCAGAGGGTTCAAACGACATCTCGCGAGGCAGGGGATCTGTACGAGATGAAAGCGGAGAACGTCAAAGACCGGACCTACGACGAAGGCCTCCCAATAGTCAAATCCATGATTGAGGATCggatgagctggatctggtctGAGGATATTGATAAAGTGTATGAGCAGGCTCGGCAGGAGCAGCGGGCATATGCCTCACTCTAA
- a CDS encoding uncharacterized protein (TransMembrane:1 (o95-120i)), with amino-acid sequence MVTLHQSLSKDQTLGWEATLPMCTASTHPTDHFWVATSTTTFTGDDVTSSTLTPEPQPTAPSAAPGPTSTSPTDSPDSTSTDTPDSGGGGSGTNVGAIVGGVVGGFAGLSLLLLAAWYILHRRKHKSNEMRELGEGYTSPAGTATVR; translated from the exons ATGGTAACCCTCCACCAAAGTCTTTCCAAAGATCAGACCTTGGGCTGGGAAGCGACGTTGCCGATGTGCACGGCCTCGACACATCCGACGGATCATTTCTGGGTTGCGACTTCGACGACTACTTTCACGG GCGACGACGTCACATCTTCAACGCTCACACCAGAACCTCAACCGACAGCCCCATCAGCTGCACCGGGTCCTACCTCGACATCACCCACCGACAGTCCAGACAGTACATCCACAGACACGCCCGATTCGGGCGGCGGGGGGTCAGGGACGAATGTAGGTGCTATTGTCGGAGGAGTGGTGGGTGGCTTTGCAGGGTTATCTTTGCTTTTATTAGCGGCGTGGTATATCCTACACCGTCGCAAACATAAGAGCAATGAGATGAGGGAGCTTGGGGAGGGCTATACTTCGCCCGCGGGGACGGCCACGGTCAGGTAG
- a CDS encoding alpha/beta hydrolase (CAZy:CE10;~COG:I;~EggNog:ENOG410PV2T;~InterPro:IPR001375,IPR029058;~MEROPS:MER0031562;~PFAM:PF01738,PF00326;~SECRETED:SignalP(1-16);~go_function: GO:0008236 - serine-type peptidase activity [Evidence IEA];~go_process: GO:0006508 - proteolysis [Evidence IEA]), translating into MRVFAVICSLLSMVAARPHSPNDRKLSYHPAPENNGLGIAVLVIPGGGYEHVSPQEASNSTTYLNARGYDAWVLNYTVADIAPTPLYPVPLEEALSAARYIRTQDKVKVDKLGIWGYSAGGHLAAVTVTNPDAGLDFGILAYPVISMDLAITHNGSRTNLLGENPPRKLVEKMSAENRVTETTPPIFVYHSADDATVPVENTLRFVGALTAKQRPFQVLVIPDGEHGIGLAMDDPQRNWAPELDRFMAYSI; encoded by the exons ATGAGGGTTTTCGCGGTTATTTGCTCTCTTCTCAGTATGGTGGCTGCCCGGCCCCATAGCCCTAA CGACAGAAAACTAAGCTACCACCCCGCCCCAGAAAACAATGGGCTGGGAAtcgccgtcctcgtcatccccGGCGGCGGCTACGAACACGTCTCCCCGCAAGAAGCCAGCAACTCAACCACCTACCTCAACGCCCGGGGCTACGACGCCTGGGTCCTGAACTACACCGTCGCAGACATAGCACCAACACCGCTCTACCCAGTTCCTTTGGAAGAAGCACTCAGTGCAGCCCGGTACATCCGCACGCAGGATAAAGTCAAAGTCGACAAACTCGGTATCTGGGGCTACTCGGCCGGCGGACATCTCGCAGCGGTGACTGTAACAAACCCCGACGCGGGTCTTGATTTCGGAATCCTTGCGTACCCGGTTATATCGATGGATTTGGCAATCACGCATAATGGCTCGCGGACGAATTTACTGGGCGAGAACCCGCCTCGAAAACTAGTGGAGAAGATGTCTGCCGAGAATAGAGTTACGGAGACGACGCCGCCGATCTTTGTTTACCATTCTGCGGATGATGCGACTGTTCCTGTGGAGAATACGTTGCGGTTTGTTGGGGCTCTTACGGCGAAGCAGAGGCCGTTTCAGGTTTTGGTTATCCCGGATGGAGAGCATGGGATTGGGCTGGCGATGGATGATCCGCAGAGGAATTGGGCGCCGGAGTTGGATCGGTTTATGGCGTATTCGATCTGA
- a CDS encoding germin family protein (COG:S;~EggNog:ENOG410PW4S;~InterPro:IPR014710,IPR006045,IPR011051;~PFAM:PF00190;~SECRETED:SignalP(1-22)) encodes MLFNSALELVAITAALAIPANAAPQPITSPSDLSLTAKLRLADTAIERYELLPNDADFVFDFTKSEVPVASSQNWPALVGVGASFSIGQLPACSMAFLHLHPRATELFSLSSGHIHSEMVPQGGVLDSNNKKKQRVISTELYPGMVTVYPAGSFHSQINPDCEPANFTAAFNSEEFAASLVAGQVFALPDDVVERTFGGSIAGEDVERVRGAIPVDMAIRVEECLAKCGLEKRS; translated from the exons ATGCTTTTCAATTCCGCCCTAGAACTCGTTGCGATAACAGccgccctcgccatccctGCCAATGCAGCACCGCAACCCATCACCAGCCCATCCGATCTCAGCCTGACAGCGAAACTACGACTCGCAGACAC TGCCATTGAACGCTACGAGCTCCTCCCCAACGACGCAGACTTCGTCTTCGATTTCACCAAAAGCGAAGTCCCCGttgccagcagccagaacTGGCCTGCCCTTGTTGGTGTCGGTGCTTCGTTTAGTATTGGTCAATTGCCAG CATGCAGCATGGccttcctccatctccacccccGCGCAACAGaactcttctccctctcctccggGCACATCCACTCCGAAATGGTCCCGCAGGGGGGCGTGCTCGACTcaaacaacaagaagaaacagagaGTAATAAGCACAGAGCTGTATCCCGGGATGGTAACAGTGTACCCGGCAGGGTCGTTCCACTCGCAGATCAACCCGGACTGCGAGCCGGCGAATTTCACGGCTGCGTTTAACAGCGAAGAGTTTGCGGCGAGTTTGGTTGCGGGGCAGGTTTTTGCGTTGCcggatgatgttgttgagagGACGTTTGGGGGGAGTATTGccggggaggatgttgagagggTTAGAGGGGCGATTCCGGTTGATATGGCTATTCGGGTTGAGGAGTGTTTGGCCAAGTGtgggttggagaagaggagttGA
- a CDS encoding CinA family protein (COG:S;~EggNog:ENOG410PNYZ;~InterPro:IPR008136,IPR036653;~PFAM:PF02464) — MAEFPPPSLAPLAQEVVDLLKARNETVSVAETAAGGLISASLLSIPGASAIYKGGLTVYTLESRLAFAGWTQASIEGYKGPTTAIVTQMAEHTRQTLFSTYAVSESGTAGPTGGSSRNRTPGYVAIAVSGAQGCSTREIETGSSNRAENMVSFARESLRLLKEVLSQPEGSAL, encoded by the exons ATGGCTGaattccctcctcccagtcTCGCCCCTCTAGCCCAGGAAGtcgtcgacctcctcaaaGCCCGAAACGAAACAGTCTCAGTAGCCGAAACG GCAGCCGGCGGCCTCATCTCagcctctctcctctccatccccggaGCCTCAGCTATATACAAAGGCGGACTGACT GTATACACTCTCGAATCCCGCCTCGCATTCGCAGGCTGGACGCAGGCAAGCATCGAGGGCTATAAAGGCCCTACCACCGCAATCGTAACCCAGATGGCCGAGCATACCCGGCAAACGCTCTTCTCGACGTACGCGGTGAGCGAGAGCGGCACGGCTGGTCCGACGGGCGGGTCGTCGAGGAACCGGACTCC GGGCTATGTGGCCATTGCGGTATCCGGAGCGCAGGGATGCTCGACGCGCGAGATTGAAACCGGCAGTAGCAATCGGGCGGAGAATATGGTTTCGTTTGCGAGGGAGTCGTTGCGGCTTTTAAAGGAGGTGTTGTCTCAGCCGGAGGGGTCTGCTCTTTGA
- the AOX1_1 gene encoding alternative oxidase (COG:C;~EggNog:ENOG410Q1XZ;~InterPro:IPR002680,IPR038659;~PFAM:PF01786;~TransMembrane:2 (o109-130i175-194o);~go_function: GO:0009916 - alternative oxidase activity [Evidence IEA];~go_process: GO:0055114 - oxidation-reduction process [Evidence IEA]) produces MSHLIGRRARLVLGPRITSNISSPIISPIQLLPGTRYHTQDATQKSSWTHPVYTQEQIQSVQIAHKNATNLPDKLALGTVRFLRWGMDFVTGYRSSTALTNNTMTEQKWITRFIFLESVAGVPGMVAGMLRHLKSIRRMKRDHGWIETLLEEAYNERMHLLTFLKLSSPGRPMRLMVLGSQCVFFTGFSIAYLLSPRICHRFVGYLEEEAVITYTKAITDLDSGLLPKWEETKIPDMAVKYWQMPEGKRDMRSLLLYVRADEAKHRDVNHTLGSLDQDRDCNPFSAKFRTQAGKAKEVLGENMRGFELGARKERV; encoded by the exons ATGAGCCACCTTATCGGAAGACGAGCTCGTCTCGTGCTTGGCCCTCGAATCACGTCCAATATCTCGTCTCCTATTATTTCACCTATTCAACTTCTACCTGGGACAAGATATCATACACAAGACGCCACCCAAAAGTCATCATGGACGCACCCAGT ATACACCCAAGAACAAATCCAATCCGTCCAAATCGCACACAAAAACGCAACGAACCTCCCCGACAAACTCGCCCTAGGCACAGTCCGCTTCCTCCGCTGGGGCATGGACTTCGTCACAGGCTACCGCTCAAGCACAGCATTAACGAATAACACCATGACAGAGCAGAAGTGGATAACCCGGTTTATATTCCTAGAGAGCGTCGCCGGCGTGCCGGGTATGGTAGCCGGGATGTTACGCCATCTGAAGAGTATCAGGCGGATGAAGAGAGATCATGGGTG GATAGAAACCCTCCTCGAAGAAGCCTACAACGAACGAATGCACCTCCTCACCTTCCTAAAACTCAGCTCGCCCGGCCGGCCAATGCGCCTTATGGTCCTGGGCTCGCAATGCGTCTTCTTCACGGGGTTCTCCATCGCATACCTCCTCTCCCCGCGCATCTGCCACCGTTTCGTCGGgtacctggaagaggaagcagtGATTACATATACAAAAGCCATCACCGATCTCGACAGCGGTCTGCTGCCGAAATGGGAGGAGACCAAGATACCTGATATGGCTGTGAAGTACTGGCAGATGCCAGAGGGGAAGCGGGATATGAgatcgctgctgctgtatgTGCGTGCTGATGAGGCGAAGCATCGCGATGTGAATCATACCTTAGGTAGTCTGGACCAGGACCGAGACTGTAATCCGTTTTCGGCGAAGTTTAGGACGCAGGCGGGGAAGGCAAAGGAGGTTTTGGGGGAGAATATGCGTGGGTTTGAGTTGGGGGCGCGGAAGGAGAGGGTTTAG
- a CDS encoding uncharacterized protein (COG:E;~EggNog:ENOG410PMF9;~InterPro:IPR004839,IPR004838,IPR000796,IPR015424, IPR015421,IPR015422;~PFAM:PF00155;~go_function: GO:0003824 - catalytic activity [Evidence IEA];~go_function: GO:0008483 - transaminase activity [Evidence IEA];~go_function: GO:0030170 - pyridoxal phosphate binding [Evidence IEA];~go_process: GO:0006520 - cellular amino acid metabolic process [Evidence IEA];~go_process: GO:0009058 - biosynthetic process [Evidence IEA]) — protein sequence MTSPSVFASAPRIPADAIFALTAEFLADPSPKKVNLGQGTYRDNNAQPWVLPSVKKARSIIEEKGLNHEYLPILGLKGLRDGIAELVFGEGYGGVSDRLATSQAISGTGSLHLAGKILKYCSTTPSLPKVYIPTPTWSNHHLVFSSLGFECVSFQYYSPASKSLDIDSYLATLRSAAPGSIIILHACAHNPTGLDPSIEQWKEIASIVQARNLFPLFDAAYLGFNSGDYDRDAWAIRHFVSDLGLEAAVCLSFAKNMGLYGERVGALVLATTDKEVAGNAQSVLESLQRSEISNPPAFGAKIAETIMRDDGLRGLWFQDLKTMSGRIQEMRRALFDGLNTYSSGNWDHLIRQSGMFGFLGLSKDAVKTLKDEYHIYMAENSRVSIAGLNTGNVDYVARSIAEVLAKQ from the exons ATGACTAGCCCCTCTGTCTTCGCTTCCGCCCCGCGCATCCCCGCAGATGCCATCTTCGCCTTAACCGCAGAATTCCTCGCAGACCCGTCTCCGAAGAAGGTCAATCTCGGCCAGGGAACGTACCGCGACAATAACGCGCAGCCGTGGGTTCTGCCCAGCGTGAAGAAAGCGCGCAGCATTATCGAAGAGAAGGGGCTGAACCATGAATATCTCCCGATCCTGGGATTGAAGGGTCTACGAGACGGGATTGCGGAGTTGGTTTTTGGAGAGGGATATGGGGGGGTATCAGATAGG CTGGCAACATCCCAAGCAATCTCCGGCACAGGCTCACTGCATCTCGCCGGCAAAATCCTCAAATACTGCAGCACCACGCCGTCCCTCCCAAAAGTCTACATCCCCACCCCAACCTGGTCAAACCACCACCTTgtcttctcctcgctgggCTTCGAATGCGTCTCCTTCCAGTACTACAGCCCCGCCTCCAAATCCCTCGATATAGACTCCTACCTAGCCACCCTGCGCTCCGCAGCCCCAGGCTCCATTATCATCCTACACGCCTGCGCGCACAACCCCACGGGTCTGGACCCGAGTATCGAGCAGTGGAAGGAGATTGCGAGCATTGTGCAGGCGCGTAACCTCTTCCCGCTCTTCGACGCGGCGTATCTAGGGTTTAACTCTGGGGATTATGATCGCGATGCTTGGGCGATTCGACACTTTGTGTCTGACTTGGGACTCGAAGCGGCGGTTTGTTTGAGTTTTGCGAAGAACATGGGGCTTTACG GAGAAAGAGTGGGAGCGCTCGTCCTAGCAACCACAGATAAAGAGGTCGCGGGCAATGCACAGTCAGTGCTGGAGTCGCTGCAGCGCTCTGAGATCTCGAATCCGCCGGCCTTTGGAGCGAAGATTGCCGAGACGATTATGCGAGATGACGGGCTGCGGGGTCTCTGGTTCCAGGATTTGAAGACGATGAGTGGACGGATtcaggagatgaggagggcgtTGTTTGATGGGTTGAATACGTATT CGTCTGGAAACTGGGACCACCTTATCAGACAGTCTGGCATGTTTGGGTTCTTGGGACTGTCGAAGGATGCGGTGAAGACGTTGAAAG ATGAGTATCATATCTACATGGCGGAGAACTCGCGCGTGTCGATTGCGGGCTTGAATACGGGCAATGTCGACTATGTGGCTCGGTCGATTGCGGAAGTCCTGGCGAAGCAGTAG
- a CDS encoding NAD(P)/FAD-dependent oxidoreductase (COG:E;~EggNog:ENOG410PV3X;~InterPro:IPR006076,IPR036188;~PFAM:PF01266;~go_function: GO:0016491 - oxidoreductase activity [Evidence IEA];~go_process: GO:0055114 - oxidation-reduction process [Evidence IEA]), protein MVSKSSPIHIVGGGAFGLSTALHLTKDGYTNITVFERDEQIPPRYSAANDLNKIVRAEYEDPFYTDLTVKAISAWKTPLFAPHFHQTGFLHCVSGAAPEKAIGTLKRFQAAADAHPDIKPHVVPLNGPGDIRPWFWQCDGALPGWHGYLNRFDGYAHSGNALAGIYKYTQAAGVKFFLGHQQGGVAEVVYNKEGRGTGVRTRDGKFHPASLVIVAAGAGVGKLLPELGTQIVAKSWSVAHVLLTDEETSALRGIPITYARDFGFYFEPDPKTNLLKICPMGGGYVNTDPRTGVSHAPEDLETSRFLPAEDEGRIRKLLEQTLPGLAKRPLVQKTLCWFADTKDSDFIVDYVPGSNGSVVVLSGDSGHGFKLFPIVGEWTRDLLAEQSKTQKIARWRWKSPQAEDKASWGEDVSWRLGETRELRDVLPGKTKL, encoded by the exons ATGGTCTCCAAATCAAGCCCCATCCACATCGTCGGCGGAGGCGCCTTTGGCCTCTCCACAGCCCTGCACCTCACCAAGGACGGCTATACGAACATCACCGTCTTTGAGCGCGACGAGCAGATCCCCCCTCGCTACTCTGCTGCGAACGACCTGAACAAGATCGTGCGTGCCGAGTACGAGGATCCCTTCTACACGGATCTGACAGTG AAAGCAATCTCCGCATGGAAAACCCCCCTCTTCGCCCCGCACTTCCACCAAACGGGCTTCCTGCACTGCGTCTCGGGCGCCGCCCCCGAAAAGGCCATCGGGACTCTAAAGCGCTTCCAAGCCGCCGCAGACGCCCACCCAGATATCAAACCGCACGTCGTGCCCCTCAACGGGCCCGGCGACATCCGCCCCTGGTTCTGGCAGTGCGACGGCGCTCTCCCGGGCTGGCACGGCTATCTGAACCGGTTCGACGGGTACGCGCACTCGGGGAATGCCCTGGCTGGGATCTACAAATACACTCAGGCTGCTGGGGTGAAGTTCTTCCTAGGACACCAGCAGGGCGGTGTTGCCGAGGTTGTATATAACAAGGAAGGACGGGGAACAGGTGTCCGCACGCGCGATGGGAAATTCCACCCGGCCTCGCTGGTGATCGTAGCAGCGGGCGCGGGAGTTGGAAAGTTGCTTCCTGAACTCGGGACGCAGATTGTAGCGAAGTCGTGGTCTGTTGCGCATGTGCTGCTAACGGATGAAGAGACGAGTGCGCTGCGCGGGATCCCGATTACTTATGCGCGCGACTTTGGGTTCTACTTTGAGCCGGATCCGAAGACGAATTTGCTCAAGATCTGTCCTATGGGGGGTGGGTATGTCAATACGGATCCGCGGACGGGGGTTTCTCATGCGCCggaggatctggagacgAGTCGGTTCTTGccggcggaggatgaggggagGATAAGGAAGTTACTGGAGCAGACGCTGCCGGGGTTGGCGAAGAGGCCGCTGGTGCAGAAGACGCTGTGCTGGTTTGCGGATACGAAGGACTCGGATTTCATTGTGGATTATGTGCCGGGCAGTAATGGGTCTGTGGTGGTGCTGTCTGGGGACTCGGGGCATGGGTTCAAGCTGTTTCCGATTGTGGGCGAGTGGACGAGGGATCTGTTGGCTGAGCAGAGCAAGACGCAGAAGATTgccagatggcgatggaaGAGTCCCCAGGCTGAGGATAAGGCGAGCTGGGGGGAGGATGTCAGCTGGAGACTGGGGGAGACGAGAGAACTGAGGGATGTTCTCCCTGGAAAGACAAAGCTGTAA